The following coding sequences lie in one Streptomyces venezuelae genomic window:
- a CDS encoding ABC transporter ATP-binding protein has protein sequence MRTWQEWAAAVRLLWRAGPRHTVALTVTVVCGALTGPLVVIATGRLVGDLPGAVTAGPGSADARRVLAALTVFGALILVRTALRALEGGLAAVLRLRAATVVEDRAMAAGTGPDGIGHLEEPGYADTLRLVTEANSRPDQLATLLPEIVRPRLEGLGLLVLLAPLAWWAPILLALAAVLTYRSYQRLARHVHGSMQAASAVIRRAGYLRSLAVDPEPAKEARLLGLRDWLAERMTAVWQSGMAEVWATRGTAARRACGAVGFVVLAEAAVLGYAAFAAARGDLDLTRLVISAQAALAVPALGWVGDADNVVRDALLGLRSLADLEARGTADDVRELTKNGGVSGDAPETRRSIAFESVHFTYPGTDEPVLRGLDLTIPAGTSVALVGANGCGKTTLIKLLARLYEPDAGRIAADGTDVREHAVRGWRRGISVVFQDFVKYPLTLRDNVGIGAPGLADDPRELERALDLADGAELVGTLGAGWDTVLSRQFTGGADLSAGQWQRVALARALLAARTGGVLVLDEPTAHLDARAEAAFFDRFLTVSGGATTLLVSHRFSGVRRADLIHVMDGGRIVESGTHDGLMARGGRYARMYRLQADRFVDGDGEGDFEVVGAGSVRSRALPAGPDVPGDSTETDVPRPERGARAVLGALRTLVVGSFRESWKLAVLGMLLVPAAAGLAALQALWLRSMAEGAELGSLETTLTAALLLVVSLGAWEAVELAALGARIGLSERVGFAFDRLLARLAAGIPGLRHQESPAFQDRLHLLRDRTLAIGALLNWVLNLLEQFGGFLVTAVLLAAVHPALLVLPLIGAVAMRVQISARGISARAQEATAADYRLAARLAALATSPTAGKELRVYDAGPQLRSRVAELRQRADRVKVRAQWRITLLGGASGLLNSLGLIGAVAFVGHLAVTGRTGLGAVLLAVVLAGRFTGHVAGLVQTTGAVVELLQSAERLRWLQAYAERASLTSTAAVPTELRHGIVVDGLSFRYPGTTRTALHDVTLRLPAGGVVALVGENGSGKSTLVKLLCRMYEPTRGRITVDGVRLDALDPEAWRERLGAAFEDFVRFEFTAHETVGVGDLSRIADRRAVAGALARAGAVDLPGTLPAGLGTQLGSRWEGGVDLSTGQWQKLAIARALMRPAPLLRILDEPTASLDAETEHLVFERHIEAARRPESWGVTLLVSHRFSTVRGADLIVVLDHGRVAETGSHDELLARRGLYAQMYGLQARAYR, from the coding sequence ATGCGGACGTGGCAGGAGTGGGCGGCAGCGGTGCGGCTGTTGTGGCGGGCCGGTCCCCGGCACACCGTCGCACTCACCGTGACCGTGGTCTGCGGGGCGCTCACCGGGCCGCTCGTCGTGATCGCCACCGGGCGGCTCGTGGGCGACCTGCCCGGAGCCGTGACCGCGGGCCCCGGATCGGCCGACGCCCGACGGGTCCTGGCCGCACTCACCGTGTTCGGGGCGCTGATCCTCGTACGGACGGCACTGCGCGCCCTGGAGGGCGGGCTCGCCGCGGTCCTCAGGCTGCGTGCGGCCACCGTCGTGGAGGACAGGGCCATGGCGGCCGGTACCGGCCCGGACGGCATCGGACACCTCGAGGAGCCGGGCTACGCCGACACGCTGCGGCTGGTCACCGAGGCCAACAGCCGCCCCGACCAACTCGCCACCCTGCTCCCCGAGATCGTGCGCCCCCGCCTCGAAGGGCTCGGCCTGCTCGTCCTGTTGGCGCCGCTCGCCTGGTGGGCGCCGATACTGCTCGCGCTCGCCGCGGTCCTCACGTACCGCTCCTACCAGCGTCTGGCGCGCCACGTGCACGGCAGCATGCAGGCGGCGAGCGCGGTGATCCGCAGGGCCGGATACCTGCGGTCGCTGGCCGTGGACCCCGAACCCGCCAAGGAAGCCCGGCTCCTCGGGCTCCGCGACTGGCTCGCCGAGCGGATGACGGCCGTCTGGCAGTCGGGCATGGCCGAGGTCTGGGCCACCCGCGGGACGGCGGCGCGGCGGGCCTGCGGAGCGGTGGGGTTCGTGGTCCTCGCGGAGGCGGCGGTCCTCGGGTACGCCGCCTTCGCCGCCGCACGCGGCGACCTGGACCTCACCCGGCTCGTGATCAGCGCCCAGGCGGCGCTCGCCGTCCCCGCGCTCGGCTGGGTCGGCGACGCCGACAACGTGGTGCGGGACGCGCTCCTCGGCCTGCGGTCCCTCGCCGATCTCGAGGCGCGCGGGACCGCGGACGACGTGCGGGAGCTCACGAAGAACGGGGGTGTGAGCGGCGACGCCCCCGAAACCCGCCGGAGCATCGCCTTCGAGTCCGTCCACTTCACCTACCCCGGCACGGACGAACCCGTGCTGCGCGGCCTCGACCTGACGATCCCCGCCGGCACGTCCGTGGCGCTCGTCGGGGCGAACGGCTGCGGCAAGACGACACTGATCAAACTCCTCGCACGGCTCTACGAACCCGACGCCGGGCGCATCGCCGCGGACGGCACGGACGTACGGGAGCACGCGGTGCGGGGGTGGCGCCGGGGGATCTCCGTCGTCTTCCAGGACTTCGTGAAGTATCCGCTGACACTGCGCGACAACGTGGGCATCGGCGCACCCGGCCTCGCGGACGACCCCCGCGAACTGGAGCGCGCCCTCGACCTGGCCGACGGGGCCGAACTCGTCGGGACGCTCGGCGCGGGCTGGGACACCGTGCTCTCCCGGCAGTTCACGGGCGGCGCCGACCTGTCCGCGGGCCAGTGGCAGAGGGTCGCCCTCGCCCGCGCGCTCCTCGCCGCGCGGACGGGCGGCGTCCTCGTCCTCGACGAGCCCACCGCACACCTCGACGCACGGGCCGAGGCAGCGTTCTTCGACCGGTTCCTGACGGTGAGCGGGGGCGCCACCACGCTCCTGGTCTCGCACCGCTTCTCGGGCGTGCGCAGGGCCGACCTGATCCATGTCATGGACGGCGGCCGCATCGTGGAGAGCGGCACGCACGACGGGCTGATGGCGCGCGGCGGCAGGTACGCCCGGATGTACCGGCTGCAGGCCGATCGGTTCGTGGACGGGGACGGGGAGGGTGACTTTGAAGTCGTGGGTGCCGGGAGCGTACGGTCACGAGCGCTGCCCGCCGGGCCCGACGTGCCCGGCGACAGCACCGAGACCGACGTCCCCCGGCCCGAGCGCGGTGCGCGCGCCGTGCTCGGCGCCCTGCGCACCCTCGTCGTGGGATCTTTCCGCGAGTCCTGGAAACTCGCCGTGCTCGGCATGCTGCTCGTGCCCGCCGCGGCCGGACTCGCGGCGCTCCAGGCCCTGTGGCTGCGGTCGATGGCGGAGGGCGCGGAGCTGGGATCCCTCGAGACGACGCTGACGGCCGCGCTGTTGCTCGTGGTGAGCCTCGGCGCGTGGGAGGCGGTCGAACTGGCGGCCCTCGGCGCGAGGATCGGGCTCAGCGAGCGGGTGGGCTTCGCCTTCGACCGGCTGCTCGCCCGGCTCGCCGCCGGCATACCCGGACTGCGGCACCAGGAGTCGCCCGCGTTCCAGGACCGGCTCCACCTGCTGCGCGACCGCACCCTCGCCATCGGCGCCCTGCTCAACTGGGTGCTCAACCTCCTCGAACAGTTCGGCGGCTTCCTGGTGACCGCCGTGCTCCTCGCCGCCGTCCACCCCGCCCTGCTGGTACTGCCGCTCATCGGGGCGGTGGCCATGCGGGTGCAGATCTCCGCCCGCGGCATCAGCGCCCGCGCGCAGGAGGCCACCGCCGCCGACTACCGGCTCGCCGCACGTCTGGCGGCCCTCGCCACCTCGCCGACGGCGGGCAAGGAACTGCGCGTCTACGATGCGGGGCCCCAACTCCGCTCCAGAGTCGCCGAGTTGAGGCAGCGTGCGGACCGCGTCAAGGTCCGGGCGCAGTGGCGGATCACCCTGCTCGGCGGCGCTTCCGGCCTGCTCAACTCGCTCGGCCTGATCGGCGCGGTCGCCTTCGTCGGGCATCTCGCCGTGACGGGCCGCACCGGCCTCGGCGCCGTGCTGCTCGCCGTCGTCCTGGCGGGACGGTTCACCGGCCACGTCGCCGGTCTCGTGCAGACCACCGGAGCCGTCGTCGAACTCCTGCAGAGCGCCGAACGCCTGCGCTGGCTGCAGGCGTACGCGGAGCGGGCGAGCCTCACGTCGACGGCGGCCGTACCGACGGAACTGCGGCACGGCATCGTCGTGGACGGACTGTCCTTCCGCTATCCGGGCACTACACGGACCGCGCTGCACGACGTCACGCTGCGGCTGCCCGCCGGGGGAGTGGTCGCCCTGGTCGGTGAGAACGGCTCGGGGAAGTCCACGCTGGTCAAGCTGTTGTGCCGGATGTACGAGCCGACGCGGGGCCGGATCACGGTGGACGGCGTCCGCCTCGACGCGCTGGACCCGGAGGCGTGGCGCGAGCGGCTCGGCGCGGCCTTCGAGGACTTCGTACGCTTCGAGTTCACCGCCCACGAGACGGTCGGCGTCGGGGACCTGTCCCGTATCGCCGACCGGCGGGCGGTGGCCGGCGCGCTGGCCAGGGCGGGCGCCGTCGATCTGCCCGGCACGCTCCCCGCGGGCCTCGGCACCCAGCTGGGCAGCCGCTGGGAGGGCGGGGTCGACCTGTCGACGGGCCAGTGGCAGAAGCTGGCGATCGCACGGGCCCTGATGCGCCCCGCACCCCTGCTGCGCATCCTGGACGAGCCGACCGCGTCCCTGGACGCCGAGACCGAACACCTCGTCTTCGAGCGGCACATCGAGGCGGCCCGCCGTCCGGAGTCGTGGGGCGTCACCCTCCTCGTCTCGCACCGGTTCTCGACCGTGCGCGGCGCCGACCTGATCGTCGTCCTCGACCACGGCCGGGTCGCGGAGACGGGCAGCCACGACGAACTCCTGGCGCGGCGCGGGCTCTACGCGCAGATGTACGGGCTTCAGGCGCGCGCCTACAGGTGA
- a CDS encoding FAD-dependent oxidoreductase, whose amino-acid sequence MPENQHSSSPAARWERAVVVGGGYAGLVTARALADHFTEVLVLERDPVLPDTGVHPHVPQGYHAHALLARGGEALEALFPGLRAELADEGAPVFDYGERISFLLPTGYAPTDPVGVRIQTFTRDELERRLRQRVSALPAVRVVPAAHCDTVTASAPGRLDRVRYRTEDEEATEVTADLVVDASGRTTSVDRWLADAHLPASPKNVIKSKITYTSACYVRPPEDRQDFDVAYQMAFAPDVPRGGVVLAVERDRWMCSLFGVDEHVPPTDDEGYLDFAHSLGTPRLAEQIKRGTREGEIRRYTNNGNEWRLHHKNTHWPERLVAVGDALCVFNPVYGQGLTVAALEAQLLGRLLHRHRTGGLDGLSRAYQRAAARVIQVPWTMATSSDLMWAPTRHPLPARFAHWYNQHVFALAVHDPSVWARFVRVLNMTAPPALLFRPAVLTKVVRHALTRRRS is encoded by the coding sequence ATGCCGGAGAACCAGCACAGCTCGTCACCCGCGGCCCGCTGGGAGCGGGCCGTCGTCGTAGGGGGCGGATACGCCGGTCTCGTGACCGCACGGGCCCTCGCCGACCACTTCACCGAGGTGCTCGTCCTGGAGCGCGACCCGGTGCTGCCGGACACCGGCGTCCACCCGCACGTCCCGCAGGGCTACCACGCGCACGCCCTGCTCGCCCGCGGCGGCGAGGCCCTGGAAGCCCTCTTCCCCGGGCTGCGCGCGGAGCTCGCCGACGAGGGCGCACCCGTCTTCGACTACGGCGAGCGGATCAGCTTCCTGCTGCCCACCGGATACGCGCCCACCGACCCGGTGGGCGTCCGCATCCAGACCTTCACGCGCGACGAACTGGAGCGCCGGCTGCGGCAGCGCGTCTCGGCGCTCCCCGCGGTGCGCGTCGTCCCCGCCGCCCACTGCGACACGGTCACCGCGAGCGCGCCGGGACGCCTGGACCGGGTGCGGTACCGCACCGAGGACGAAGAGGCCACCGAGGTCACCGCCGACCTCGTGGTCGACGCGTCGGGCCGCACCACGTCCGTCGACCGCTGGCTCGCCGACGCTCACCTGCCGGCCTCCCCGAAGAACGTCATCAAGTCGAAGATCACCTACACCTCCGCGTGCTACGTACGCCCGCCCGAGGACCGGCAGGACTTCGACGTCGCCTACCAGATGGCCTTCGCGCCCGACGTGCCGCGCGGCGGCGTGGTCCTCGCCGTGGAGCGGGACCGCTGGATGTGCTCGCTGTTCGGCGTCGACGAGCACGTGCCGCCCACCGACGACGAGGGCTACCTCGACTTCGCCCACAGCCTCGGCACCCCTCGCCTCGCCGAACAGATCAAGCGCGGCACCCGAGAGGGAGAGATCCGCCGCTACACGAACAACGGCAACGAATGGCGCCTGCACCACAAGAACACGCACTGGCCCGAACGCCTGGTCGCGGTCGGCGACGCGCTCTGCGTCTTCAACCCCGTGTACGGGCAGGGGCTCACGGTCGCCGCCCTCGAAGCGCAGCTGCTCGGCCGCCTGCTGCACCGGCACAGGACCGGTGGCCTCGACGGGCTCAGCCGCGCCTACCAGCGGGCCGCGGCCCGCGTCATCCAGGTCCCGTGGACCATGGCCACCAGCTCCGACCTCATGTGGGCGCCCACCCGGCACCCGCTGCCCGCCCGCTTCGCCCACTGGTACAACCAGCACGTCTTCGCGCTCGCCGTGCACGACCCGAGTGTGTGGGCGCGGTTCGTGCGGGTCCTGAACATGACGGCACCGCCCGCGCTCCTCTTCCGCCCGGCCGTGCTCACCAAAGTGGTACGCCACGCGCTCACGCGACGCCGGAGCTGA
- a CDS encoding plasmid stabilization protein yields the protein MPAGSNSKRERQYEHIKESAKDRGASTGRAKEIAARTVNKERARSGESRTASRTSTKDPKSASQRGGERSHQGSQGPTKDQLYAEAQKKNVKGRSSMNKSELARAVGR from the coding sequence ATGCCCGCAGGATCGAACAGCAAGAGGGAACGGCAGTACGAGCACATCAAGGAGAGCGCGAAGGACCGCGGCGCGTCCACGGGCCGCGCGAAGGAGATCGCCGCCCGTACGGTCAACAAGGAACGTGCGCGCTCCGGCGAGTCCCGCACGGCGAGCCGCACGTCGACGAAGGACCCGAAGTCCGCGTCGCAGCGTGGCGGCGAGCGTTCCCACCAGGGTTCGCAGGGCCCGACCAAGGACCAGCTCTACGCCGAGGCGCAGAAGAAGAACGTCAAGGGCCGCTCGTCCATGAACAAGTCGGAGCTGGCCCGCGCCGTCGGGCGCTGA